In a genomic window of Shouchella clausii:
- a CDS encoding cache domain-containing sensor histidine kinase, with protein MWIRIKQTLTPRSFRFKVVAVTVLCIMVPAVITLYVYSYLTKDAMKEQAMVNAERELSIAGAYVSKLLDDMLYAVNFVQLDSEMNTILKKNANHDTQQQHVGYEDYLEDQKVTKTIENMTLLGEKSYVTILLKNGKHYTNYPVADYNPEQLFHEAWFKELDEVYGYETIWIGSQPTVFASEQDKNRYQLSVARTLRDANLQIYGYVIVTMMETEIKQAFAGAGGSGEMLLVDGSNRILSHRDSEQIGATFSPMAQVQNASGANVIELENETYIYADYPLSYTGWKLVSVNPYKQAISKMNRLFDTVFFAQLISFVVFFLLLTSVLKTVTSPLVHLGHIATKVQSGKLNVRADIQSQDEIGRLSHSFNQMLDHINEMINEITETQARKRQAELAMLQAQINPHFLFNVLNSIRMKVMRKGDDESAEMISSLSKLLRMTIDKDKGMIPLQEEVEIVNDFVKLMNMRQREKVRLLIDVSAKANAEMIPRFILQPIIENSMIHGLNQCAGTISLKAYSNEQCFFIIIKDNGQGMNEETLKQVRKSLTFQAEASMAIHINGFSNLGISNVYERMRMTFGETFNMDIESVEGLGTKVVMCVSRGGKKSNV; from the coding sequence ATGTGGATTCGGATAAAACAAACGCTGACGCCCCGTTCGTTTCGTTTTAAAGTAGTTGCGGTTACCGTCCTATGCATTATGGTGCCAGCCGTGATCACTTTGTATGTGTATAGCTATTTAACAAAGGATGCAATGAAGGAACAAGCAATGGTGAATGCCGAGCGCGAGCTAAGCATTGCAGGGGCATATGTCTCAAAGCTGCTTGATGATATGTTATATGCCGTCAATTTTGTTCAATTGGACTCTGAAATGAACACAATATTAAAAAAGAATGCCAATCACGATACACAGCAACAGCATGTGGGGTATGAAGACTATTTGGAAGACCAAAAGGTCACAAAAACGATTGAAAATATGACGTTGCTCGGTGAAAAATCATATGTCACGATTCTTCTTAAAAATGGAAAGCACTATACAAATTACCCTGTTGCAGATTATAATCCTGAGCAACTGTTTCACGAAGCTTGGTTTAAAGAGCTAGATGAAGTGTATGGCTATGAAACGATTTGGATTGGCAGCCAGCCGACTGTGTTTGCATCAGAGCAGGATAAAAACCGCTACCAGCTATCAGTTGCACGAACGTTAAGAGACGCCAATTTGCAAATTTATGGGTACGTGATCGTCACGATGATGGAAACAGAAATCAAACAGGCATTTGCGGGTGCAGGTGGCAGTGGCGAAATGCTGCTCGTGGATGGTTCAAACCGAATATTATCGCATCGAGATTCAGAGCAAATTGGAGCTACGTTTTCTCCTATGGCGCAAGTACAGAACGCCAGTGGCGCCAATGTAATTGAACTGGAAAATGAAACGTACATTTATGCTGATTATCCACTCTCGTATACTGGCTGGAAGTTAGTTTCAGTCAATCCGTACAAACAAGCAATTAGTAAAATGAATCGTTTATTTGATACAGTGTTTTTTGCCCAACTCATCTCATTTGTTGTCTTTTTTCTATTATTGACATCCGTGTTGAAAACGGTTACAAGTCCACTGGTGCACCTTGGCCATATCGCGACAAAGGTACAAAGCGGGAAATTAAACGTCCGTGCTGACATTCAAAGCCAGGATGAAATTGGGAGGCTCTCCCATTCATTTAACCAGATGCTTGACCATATCAATGAAATGATTAACGAAATTACGGAAACACAAGCAAGAAAACGACAAGCAGAATTAGCGATGCTTCAAGCGCAAATCAACCCCCATTTCTTGTTTAATGTGTTGAATTCAATTCGAATGAAAGTGATGAGAAAAGGCGATGACGAAAGTGCAGAAATGATAAGTTCCCTTTCAAAGTTATTGCGGATGACGATAGACAAAGACAAGGGAATGATTCCATTGCAAGAGGAAGTTGAGATTGTCAATGATTTTGTTAAATTGATGAACATGAGGCAGAGAGAAAAAGTACGGCTGTTAATCGACGTCTCTGCCAAAGCGAACGCCGAAATGATTCCTCGTTTTATTTTACAGCCCATTATTGAAAATTCAATGATCCATGGCTTAAATCAATGTGCTGGGACGATTTCTTTAAAGGCGTACAGCAATGAGCAATGCTTTTTCATTATCATCAAGGATAATGGTCAAGGAATGAACGAGGAGACGTTAAAGCAAGTCCGAAAAAGTTTGACGTTCCAAGCAGAGGCAAGTATGGCCATCCATATAAACGGCTTTTCCAATCTTGGCATTTCTAATGTTTATGAACGGATGCGAATGACGTTTGGCGAAACATTCAACATGGACATTGAAAGTGTTGAAGGGCTGGGGACAAAAGTGGTCATGTGCGTATCTAGAGGAGGGAAAAAGTCAAATGTATAA
- a CDS encoding response regulator transcription factor, producing the protein MYKVMLVEDDYPVLELLSEATDWKKLGLTLQSTHENGVSALQYALQKEMPDILITDIGMPKMNGIELIKQMKEKNPAIQVSVLSCHSDYEFTRQALLLQVQDYLLKDTLRPEDFAAVLSELKRNIEQEQKKAKKETKLRQIAAQNQEVLKRDFLRRTVYQSTCKDEWYDEASSFGLDLRLSTYIPVFCFVQNYHVAKTSFCSDDQFAVSVSRLIGETLDAKVVHMPFSVKESFLLFPFHSNVKTDCYGIAMECISHIQAVIHSNFGVSLGFIFGEPLNNQDSFKSEIKRLLNSKDQRFYMKRGSIEKRKQEASGTEDVFTWYDNAIVEIRQLIIEGNHQQINTTVGKWVELLARNRYPCEMVKEWVLKLIVDLKIKLQTLPFYYVKDTAEGLHEELLAIDSLAELQVWLTHYFRFLLSAVAEGTSQPKRKEVLEALKYVYTHLEKKIMLEEVANHLFLNPSYFSRLFKKEVGETFVEHVTKAKINRAKELLEQTAEPVGKICERLGYDNQSYFIKVFKNHEGVTPIEYRGARA; encoded by the coding sequence ATGTATAAAGTGATGTTGGTTGAAGACGATTACCCTGTACTAGAGTTGTTATCAGAGGCGACTGACTGGAAAAAACTCGGGCTAACTTTGCAAAGTACCCATGAAAATGGGGTTAGTGCTCTCCAGTATGCTTTACAAAAAGAGATGCCAGATATTTTAATCACCGATATTGGAATGCCGAAAATGAATGGCATTGAATTGATTAAACAAATGAAAGAAAAAAATCCTGCTATTCAAGTGAGCGTTTTATCATGCCACAGTGACTATGAATTTACGAGACAGGCGCTCCTATTGCAAGTCCAAGATTACTTGTTGAAAGATACCTTAAGGCCAGAAGATTTTGCCGCTGTTTTAAGCGAGTTAAAAAGGAACATTGAACAAGAACAGAAAAAGGCCAAAAAAGAAACAAAGCTTCGCCAAATCGCTGCGCAGAATCAGGAAGTACTAAAACGGGATTTTTTAAGACGTACGGTTTATCAGTCTACATGCAAAGATGAATGGTATGACGAAGCTTCCTCTTTCGGGCTAGATTTAAGGCTAAGCACATACATCCCAGTTTTTTGCTTTGTGCAAAATTATCATGTTGCTAAGACGTCTTTTTGTTCCGATGACCAGTTTGCTGTTTCTGTATCTCGTCTAATTGGGGAAACACTGGATGCTAAAGTGGTCCATATGCCGTTTTCAGTGAAGGAATCTTTTCTGCTCTTTCCTTTCCACTCAAACGTAAAAACGGACTGTTATGGCATCGCCATGGAGTGTATCAGCCATATTCAGGCCGTTATTCATTCAAATTTCGGCGTATCACTTGGGTTTATATTCGGTGAGCCCCTTAACAACCAAGATTCTTTTAAGTCGGAGATCAAACGTTTATTAAACAGTAAAGACCAGCGTTTTTATATGAAACGCGGATCGATTGAAAAAAGAAAGCAAGAAGCGAGCGGGACAGAAGATGTTTTCACTTGGTACGACAATGCGATCGTTGAAATCAGGCAATTAATAATTGAAGGAAATCACCAGCAAATCAATACGACAGTAGGCAAATGGGTCGAATTACTCGCGCGCAACAGATATCCGTGCGAAATGGTAAAGGAATGGGTGCTAAAGCTTATCGTCGATTTAAAAATAAAATTACAAACGTTGCCATTTTATTATGTAAAAGATACGGCTGAGGGGCTTCACGAAGAACTTTTGGCAATTGATTCTCTCGCTGAGTTACAGGTTTGGCTTACCCATTATTTTCGTTTCCTCCTTTCAGCGGTGGCTGAAGGCACTTCACAACCAAAAAGGAAAGAAGTGTTGGAAGCATTGAAATATGTGTATACCCATTTAGAAAAGAAAATCATGCTTGAAGAAGTTGCCAATCATTTGTTTTTAAATCCAAGCTATTTTAGCCGTTTGTTTAAAAAGGAAGTTGGCGAAACATTCGTTGAACATGTTACGAAAGCAAAAATAAATCGAGCAAAGGAATTGCTTGAGCAAACAGCCGAGCCAGTCGGAAAAATTTGTGAGCGCTTAGGCTACGACAATCAAAGTTACTTTATTAAAGTGTTTAAAAACCATGAAGGTGTGACTCCGATTGAATATCGGGGCGCAAGAGCATAA
- a CDS encoding glycoside hydrolase family 88 protein, whose protein sequence is MTNDVQWVAEALQKVYRKVGRTNMKMGANFPHASVNGSYQLEEPHWWTAGFWPGLLWLLYRETKDESLKETAKQCEKQLDSVITDYYKLDHDIGFMWTLTSVANYKLTKDEDSKRRALLAANLLAARFNCKGNYIRAWNSRYKGDENTGWAIIDCLMNLPLLFWATKETGDPRFSHVAKKHGETALNHFIRKDGSVHHIVQFNPETGDKEKALGGQGFSSDSAWSRGASWAIYGLALLYRDTGESQYLQAAKGVAHFFIAHLPDDFVPYWDFRLPQGITNYRDSSAGAIAACGLLAISQAVERTEANLYKQTAIKMLRSLYDHYGDWENDGQDGLILHGTSHYPEGKNIDVPLIYGDYFFVEGLTSLKAEYELFW, encoded by the coding sequence ATGACAAATGATGTGCAATGGGTTGCAGAGGCATTACAAAAAGTGTACAGGAAAGTAGGACGAACGAACATGAAAATGGGCGCCAACTTTCCCCACGCCAGTGTGAATGGTTCTTATCAATTAGAAGAACCCCACTGGTGGACGGCAGGGTTTTGGCCCGGGTTGCTATGGCTTTTGTATCGAGAGACAAAGGATGAATCACTAAAAGAAACAGCCAAACAATGCGAAAAGCAATTAGACTCTGTGATAACCGATTATTATAAACTGGACCACGATATCGGTTTTATGTGGACACTGACAAGTGTAGCGAACTACAAGCTGACAAAGGATGAAGATTCCAAGAGAAGGGCGTTGCTTGCCGCTAATTTACTAGCAGCAAGGTTTAACTGCAAGGGCAATTATATTCGTGCTTGGAACTCCCGTTATAAGGGGGATGAGAATACAGGCTGGGCGATCATTGACTGTTTAATGAACTTGCCGTTGCTGTTTTGGGCAACGAAAGAAACGGGAGATCCACGATTTTCCCATGTAGCAAAAAAGCATGGGGAGACAGCGTTAAACCACTTTATCCGCAAAGACGGTTCTGTTCATCATATTGTGCAATTTAATCCGGAAACAGGCGATAAGGAAAAAGCACTTGGCGGGCAAGGATTTTCTTCTGATTCTGCCTGGTCCCGTGGTGCAAGCTGGGCCATTTATGGCTTAGCGTTGCTTTACCGCGATACAGGTGAGAGCCAGTATTTACAGGCAGCAAAAGGTGTAGCGCACTTTTTTATCGCTCATTTGCCTGATGATTTTGTCCCTTATTGGGATTTTCGGCTGCCGCAAGGAATAACAAATTATCGCGATTCTTCAGCAGGCGCCATTGCTGCATGCGGATTGTTAGCTATTTCACAGGCGGTTGAACGAACCGAAGCCAACTTGTATAAACAGACGGCTATAAAGATGTTGCGGTCATTATATGACCATTACGGGGACTGGGAAAATGACGGCCAAGATGGGCTCATTTTACATGGCACGAGCCATTATCCTGAAGGGAAAAATATCGATGTTCCTCTTATTTACGGCGACTATTTTTTCGTTGAAGGGTTAACAAGCTTAAAAGCGGAATACGAACTATTTTGGTAG
- a CDS encoding DUF2264 domain-containing protein — MTINNIESASELKTRDDLAKLLQQILAPTTRYYSEGYARLELGGTGAAYANSVAGFEGFSRLLWGLVPLLAGSEETDHQLKLHLEGMKNGTNPWHPEYWGDVTDYDQRVVEMAVFGLALLLIPEKIWAPLQEKEKENLYHWLAQINAVDVWDCNWLFFPVLVNLGFKQVGLPYDQRKIADNLERIDQFYLENGWYGDGLNGHRDYYVSFALHYYGLVYAKVMEKDDPVRAERYKARSTEFAKAFIYWFAENGSAIPYGRSMTYRFAQAAFWSAAIFAGITPFSLGVMKGLLFRHLRWWCQQPIFDNRGLLTIGYAYPNLITAENYNSPGSPYWALKVFLPLALDQDDSFWEVEEEPLPRLEKHIVQEEPRFILCRDARGHHAFAFNAGHLSTNGHTHTAAKYEKFVYSTAFGFSVPRAEWGLEQGAFDSTLALSERDNLYRVKRQSEEYAIARQFLYTKWRPWQDVEITTWLIPCVPWHIRVHKIETNRLLDAADGGFALGLGGDGSESFEQLSSGASCLAKTATAASGIVNLREDGDTALIFPHANTNLLHPRTVIPTVRTRIDRGTTFLVSAVYGEVDGHLHAQSWAAVPSVRMFANKLIVSWPNREPIEVALYSE, encoded by the coding sequence ATGACGATAAACAACATTGAAAGCGCTTCGGAACTCAAAACGAGAGACGATTTAGCAAAGTTATTACAGCAAATATTGGCTCCGACGACGCGCTATTATAGCGAAGGATATGCCCGCTTGGAACTAGGGGGGACGGGAGCGGCTTACGCTAACTCAGTAGCTGGATTTGAGGGGTTTTCACGACTATTGTGGGGCCTCGTTCCATTGCTTGCTGGCTCAGAGGAGACAGATCACCAGTTGAAGCTCCATCTAGAAGGGATGAAAAATGGGACCAATCCCTGGCATCCTGAATATTGGGGAGACGTGACGGACTACGATCAACGAGTGGTGGAAATGGCTGTCTTCGGTCTTGCCCTTCTGCTCATTCCGGAAAAAATATGGGCGCCGTTACAAGAGAAAGAAAAGGAAAATCTGTACCACTGGTTAGCACAAATAAACGCTGTTGATGTATGGGACTGTAACTGGCTTTTTTTCCCTGTGCTTGTAAACCTGGGGTTTAAACAGGTCGGCTTGCCTTATGATCAACGCAAAATCGCTGACAATCTGGAACGAATTGACCAATTTTATCTAGAAAACGGTTGGTATGGAGATGGCTTGAACGGCCATCGTGACTATTATGTTTCTTTTGCGCTCCATTATTACGGGCTCGTCTATGCCAAAGTGATGGAAAAGGACGATCCAGTTCGTGCCGAGCGTTATAAAGCTAGGTCCACGGAATTTGCGAAAGCGTTTATTTATTGGTTTGCCGAGAATGGTTCAGCCATACCATACGGGAGGAGCATGACTTATCGCTTTGCGCAAGCAGCGTTTTGGAGTGCTGCCATCTTTGCTGGCATCACCCCTTTTTCGTTAGGGGTGATGAAAGGCCTGCTGTTTCGCCATCTGCGTTGGTGGTGCCAGCAGCCGATTTTCGATAATCGTGGATTATTAACAATTGGTTATGCCTATCCGAATTTAATCACGGCTGAAAACTATAACTCGCCAGGCTCTCCCTATTGGGCGTTAAAAGTATTTTTGCCGCTGGCACTTGATCAAGACGATTCGTTTTGGGAAGTTGAAGAGGAGCCTTTGCCCAGGTTAGAAAAGCACATTGTACAAGAGGAGCCTCGCTTTATACTTTGCAGGGATGCACGTGGCCACCACGCTTTCGCCTTTAACGCTGGCCATCTATCGACAAATGGGCATACCCACACTGCTGCTAAATATGAGAAGTTCGTTTACTCGACTGCTTTTGGCTTTAGTGTGCCTCGGGCAGAGTGGGGACTGGAGCAAGGAGCTTTTGATTCCACGCTTGCCTTGAGCGAAAGGGATAACCTTTACCGTGTAAAAAGGCAGAGCGAAGAATATGCGATTGCTAGGCAGTTTCTTTATACAAAGTGGAGACCTTGGCAAGACGTTGAAATAACAACATGGCTAATCCCTTGTGTACCATGGCATATACGCGTCCATAAAATTGAAACGAACAGATTGCTTGATGCAGCAGACGGTGGATTTGCTTTAGGGCTAGGAGGGGATGGAAGCGAATCTTTTGAGCAGCTCTCTAGTGGAGCCAGCTGTTTAGCAAAAACGGCAACGGCTGCTAGCGGAATCGTCAATCTTCGTGAAGACGGCGACACAGCGCTCATTTTTCCCCATGCAAATACAAACCTTTTACACCCACGAACCGTGATTCCGACTGTAAGAACGAGAATCGATCGGGGTACAACTTTTCTCGTTAGCGCTGTGTATGGAGAAGTTGATGGTCACTTGCACGCACAGAGCTGGGCTGCTGTCCCTAGCGTCCGCATGTTTGCTAACAAACTGATCGTTTCTTGGCCCAACCGAGAGCCAATTGAAGTGGCCTTGTATAGCGAATAA
- a CDS encoding heparinase II/III family protein translates to MNAKRMKPLLTNSRSSLLFSSQQQQEAWFKAIHKKAAYQGMIDEIRDEANRLQREPLLDMPFSAFIRFRDHGSRLEYEKSYFKKRRRLTTFALMALIEPDQPHYLEQLQDTIWSICNEYTWCLPAHLMNSPEMDTTSQRIANQSAYTIDLFAAETAFTLSEVYQLTKNRLDPLIQTRILAEVDRRVLLPFLSERSYEWETATHNWAAVCAGSIGCAAMHILKENEALATLLERVLCTLDCYLSGFNDDGVCQEGYHYWQYGFGYYTYFADLLKVKTKGAIDLFQSEKVHQIALFPQKCFLFEKKIANFSDALPVATIFMGLIHYLHNRYQDVEVPEARLRASYTEDHCSRFAPALRNLLWLDENISGQRWQNNSFYLKDSQWFISRKAPYAFACKGGHNDEPHNHNDVGHFILQAEGEAFLKDVGSGMYSDDYFGKERYTFLCNGSHGHSVPIINHQYQSAGKEQFATITNAEIGKTCDRLEMELQNAYQLESLQWLKRSFTWKKASEPGLTLVDQYQFTDDPKLITERFIAPNLPITTTDSSIILEGKHRLQIRYDQQLLEWTVKKHRFINHFGEEESVQVFDFTVREPKRCFDVLFAFDFLH, encoded by the coding sequence ATGAACGCAAAACGAATGAAACCGTTGTTAACAAACAGCCGCTCTTCACTTCTATTTTCCTCACAACAGCAGCAAGAGGCATGGTTTAAAGCGATTCACAAGAAAGCGGCGTATCAAGGGATGATCGATGAAATTAGAGATGAAGCAAACAGGCTTCAAAGAGAGCCTTTGCTTGACATGCCGTTTTCTGCATTTATACGTTTTCGCGATCACGGCTCTCGCCTTGAATATGAAAAGAGCTACTTTAAAAAACGGCGCAGGTTGACTACATTTGCGCTAATGGCGTTAATTGAACCAGACCAACCACATTATCTAGAACAGTTGCAAGATACGATTTGGTCGATTTGCAATGAGTATACGTGGTGCTTACCGGCACATTTAATGAATAGCCCGGAAATGGACACGACGAGTCAGCGCATAGCCAACCAATCGGCATACACGATTGATTTGTTTGCTGCTGAAACAGCGTTTACGTTAAGCGAAGTGTATCAACTAACAAAAAACAGACTCGATCCACTGATTCAAACACGGATTTTAGCAGAAGTTGACCGAAGAGTGTTGCTCCCGTTTTTAAGCGAGCGCTCTTATGAGTGGGAGACAGCAACCCATAATTGGGCCGCCGTATGTGCAGGCTCCATCGGTTGCGCGGCCATGCACATTTTGAAAGAGAATGAGGCATTGGCTACGCTTTTGGAACGGGTTCTTTGTACACTAGATTGTTACTTATCAGGATTTAATGATGACGGCGTTTGCCAAGAAGGCTACCACTATTGGCAATATGGATTTGGCTATTACACGTACTTTGCCGATTTGCTAAAAGTAAAAACGAAAGGGGCAATTGATTTATTTCAATCAGAAAAAGTCCACCAAATTGCGTTATTCCCGCAAAAATGTTTTCTTTTTGAAAAGAAAATTGCTAATTTTTCTGATGCGCTGCCAGTAGCGACGATTTTTATGGGACTGATTCATTACTTGCACAATCGTTATCAAGACGTGGAAGTACCAGAAGCGAGACTGCGCGCCTCTTACACGGAAGACCATTGCAGCCGCTTTGCACCTGCGCTGCGAAATTTATTATGGCTTGACGAAAACATATCCGGTCAGCGCTGGCAAAATAACAGCTTCTACCTGAAAGATTCCCAATGGTTTATTTCCCGAAAGGCGCCCTATGCGTTTGCCTGCAAAGGAGGGCATAACGACGAACCCCATAACCATAATGACGTTGGCCATTTTATTTTACAAGCAGAGGGAGAAGCGTTCTTAAAAGACGTAGGCAGCGGCATGTATAGCGACGACTACTTTGGAAAGGAGCGCTACACATTTTTATGCAATGGTTCCCATGGCCATTCGGTCCCGATCATTAATCACCAATACCAGTCTGCAGGAAAAGAACAGTTTGCGACTATCACCAATGCAGAAATTGGAAAGACATGCGACCGTCTTGAAATGGAATTGCAAAACGCCTATCAACTCGAGTCACTGCAATGGTTAAAAAGAAGCTTTACTTGGAAAAAGGCATCAGAACCTGGTTTGACTCTAGTTGACCAGTACCAATTTACGGACGATCCTAAGTTGATTACAGAGCGTTTTATAGCTCCAAATCTGCCGATAACCACCACAGACAGCAGCATTATCCTCGAAGGCAAGCACCGGCTTCAAATTCGATATGATCAGCAGCTGCTTGAATGGACGGTTAAAAAACATCGATTTATTAATCATTTTGGTGAAGAAGAATCTGTACAGGTGTTTGATTTTACCGTAAGGGAGCCGAAGCGCTGTTTTGATGTTCTGTTTGCCTTCGATTTTCTCCATTGA